The Arachis ipaensis cultivar K30076 chromosome B10, Araip1.1, whole genome shotgun sequence DNA window NNNNNNNNNNNNNNNNNNNNNNNNNNNNNNNNNNNNNNNNNNNNNNNNNNNNNNNNNNNNNNNNNNNNNNNNNNNNNNNNNNNNNCAAGTTATGGCGGCACCGCAGCTTGTCCGGAGCAGAAGTGGAAGCGCGCCAGCCATAGCCATAACGGCCAACGACAGATCTTCACGGAGGTCGTCGGTCAGCTCGAGTAGCGAAAGATTTATCAGCGGCAATAACCGTTCAAAGTCAACATCATCAAGATCGTCAAGAACAGCGCAAAGTAGCTCGGGTGCCACGTCACCAGGCATGATGAAGAAGGTGCCTTCTGCGTGGGCGATGTCGCCGGGAAGGTCATCTCTTGGATCCCAATTTATCGCAAATGTGTCTGAGTCGCCGGCAAAAGCCAATGGTGGCGGCGGCGGCAGGCGAAGCGTGACCAGCAAGGTGTTGAATTATTTGAAGCAAAGAAAATCTTCGCCAATTGAAGAAGAAGGATACCATAGGTTTAAAATTTTGCATAACAGGCTTCTACAGTGGCGGTTTATCAATGCTAGAGCTCAATTTGCCATGGCTCGTATCAAAACTGTAGCCGAGGTTTGTTCTAACTTCTAAATCACCAATATTGACACATTAATTagccttttaaaaaaaattagtataaatATATCATTTAACTTTTAATTAGTTagtgttaataattttttttatcattattgtaaaattattttgACAGTGAATAATATTATAGTGATAGTGAATAGTAATTATGCATATGAGCTTGTAGTTTAGTGTTTAGACTTTGTTTTATTTTGTGCATATCTCGTTAAAATTTAGAGTTTCGCATTCATTCACAGTTTATCTTCTCCTCCAAATACTATTCTATATGAATCATTCATATTTTACtaattttactatatttttacttgtaagaaaaaaaattaaagaaatttacAAATTTActacatttttcaaaaataactaactaGATATTATAGTGAATGATTGTGTACTTTGATTTGAAAATCTATTGTCATTTCTATTACTAAATATAATAAACTATTcaataatcaatattttttttcttacatCTGTATATTATATTTAAACCAATATTAGTcaactttctattttcttttcccaTTAAAAATGCTGACTTTCTaacatttttcataaaaattattttacgTTGATACTAGAAATTGagaaattattgaataatttcGGTTGAAATTAGACATataattgaataagaaaacttaaaatgaaaaaattaataaactaataaaataaaagattaattactattaattttataattttcataAAAGATGTGACACGCTATCTTAATTTAAGatagattaattttttattttactaatttaccaatttttttactttaaaaaatattGATCCTTAAGTGATAGGATATTTGGAgtaatgaaaataataatatataaaagctATAAGATGGTACAATTTGCTAAGACATAAACTTAATCGGTGTTAAGTGGATTTCAACCTTAGATATCAACTTCTATGTATTTATTCAAAAATagtatttgtacactaaaattaattattaaaatcaactattaatgtatttgtgtataaatacatatatagtttaatttatttttaatgtgtatttatatttcaacatatattttatactggtggatgattttagtgtacaaatagcatagTCGATATTCGATATTAATTAGATGAGATTTGCTTCATAATTTTGTTTCAATAATCCTATCAAACAAGTGATGCTTCTTAGTTGTTTTCCTATTAATTTCAGATGCAACTCTTTTCTGTATGGCTTCGAACTCTCCGGATAAGAAAGGCGATAATAGAAAAGAAAACTGAATTACAAAATGTCAAACATTTGATCAAGCTTTATCAAATAGTGATTCCGCAACTTCCCTTTCTTAATGAATGGGCAAAATTGGAGAGAAGAAATCAAGAATCAGTtgggagattggagaggaagttgGTAGCACTATCCAATACATTGCCTTTGTCTAACTATCTTAAGGTACATACCTTATTgactctttatttatttattttagacgaaaactcaggtgcagttgacttcacgtgaaTTTGAtaactgagagccgttagattatttgactgatttgactaaattttcatctaacagctctcaactatcaacttatTTAAA harbors:
- the LOC107621241 gene encoding QWRF motif-containing protein 7; amino-acid sequence: MAAPQLVRSRSGSAPAIAITANDRSSRRSSVSSSSERFISGNNRSKSTSSRSSRTAQSSSGATSPGMMKKVPSAWAMSPGRSSLGSQFIANVSESPAKANGGGGGRRSVTSKVLNYLKQRKSSPIEEEGYHRFKILHNRLLQWRFINARAQFAMARIKTVAEMQLFSVWLRTLRIRKAIIEKKTELQNVKHLIKLYQIVIPQLPFLNEWAKLERRNQESVGRLERKLVALSNTLPLSNYLKVDTVSVSEVLNTAIDYMSA